One part of the uncultured Bacteroides sp. genome encodes these proteins:
- a CDS encoding family 78 glycoside hydrolase catalytic domain, translating to MRHITKSIIVFSFTVFSLSTYAQSTKQAKGYKTSALDNSAWNCSEWISAANAPVVTERINDNSRSADGANWFKSTVKNVKKVKTALWMTTGLGVYDLYVNGTPIGKEILKPGFTHYAKTKRSFTYDVTDAFKKDAGAENSLSVQVTPGWWADKIITPGNNNGMIGKKCAFRGVLKLIFTDSTTKLYGTDTNNWKAGIAGKVKHAAIFDGEIFDDGETAGYDTSVALTTPEVNKEFNGVILPSQGAEVYFREDLALKPTRAYIWDDIEGKSDKEYGKVVITNEYSDGDIITLMPHQTLVVDFGQNCAAVPSFVFQAEKGAQIHCEPAELLNDGNGAYSRGMDGPEGSVHRLNLRTPNTGMMLDYIFGNNKPVCFQPRNTFYGYRFISIVATEKVTFKSIRSIPITSITKDMEIGNITTGNESINLLISNTLWGQRSNYLSIPTDCPQRNERLGWTADTQVFAETGTFFANTQNFFHKWMGDMRDTQSPQGGFPGVAPFGQYCSDESMRLGWADAGVIVPYTVWKQFGNVDIINENWTSMEKFINHANETRYTHNLLLEENKGSQWADWLSYEPLETCSGKSRDKNGTLPEAEEYWNYLSAAYWLMDAEMMRDMAKATSRDTKKYELMMQEARSYILDNFLTTDGKFKLDILNTMQTPALFALKNKLIKGKAREEMITRLRENFKAHGDCLQTGFLGTSILMPALTENGMIDVAYNLLFQRKNPSWLYSIDNGATTIWERWNSYMIENGMGPKGMNSFNHYAYGCVCEWIWETVAGISADPAKPGFKHIIMSPVPDKRLGYINAQYKSAAGTIKSSWKYKGNKWIWKFTIPKGATASVTIPGSKETKEYKAGTYTVVANM from the coding sequence ATGAGACACATTACTAAATCAATTATTGTTTTTTCATTTACTGTATTTTCATTATCCACTTATGCCCAGTCGACTAAACAAGCTAAGGGGTATAAGACCAGTGCTCTCGACAATTCTGCATGGAATTGTTCCGAGTGGATATCTGCTGCCAATGCTCCTGTAGTCACAGAGCGCATTAACGACAATTCACGTTCTGCTGATGGAGCAAACTGGTTTAAAAGTACTGTCAAAAACGTTAAGAAAGTAAAGACAGCCCTGTGGATGACCACCGGACTGGGAGTCTACGACCTGTATGTCAATGGTACACCTATAGGAAAAGAGATTCTCAAACCAGGTTTCACTCATTATGCCAAAACTAAACGGTCGTTCACCTACGATGTTACCGATGCCTTCAAGAAGGATGCAGGTGCCGAAAATAGTCTTTCCGTACAGGTAACACCAGGTTGGTGGGCCGACAAGATTATCACTCCGGGCAACAACAATGGTATGATTGGAAAGAAGTGTGCCTTTCGCGGAGTGTTGAAACTCATCTTCACTGATAGTACCACAAAACTATATGGTACAGACACTAACAACTGGAAAGCAGGCATAGCAGGAAAAGTAAAACATGCAGCAATCTTCGATGGAGAAATCTTTGACGATGGAGAAACTGCAGGATACGACACTTCTGTTGCCCTTACCACTCCCGAAGTCAACAAAGAATTCAATGGCGTGATATTACCTTCTCAGGGTGCTGAAGTATATTTCCGAGAAGACCTGGCACTTAAACCAACAAGAGCATACATCTGGGATGACATAGAAGGGAAAAGCGACAAAGAATATGGTAAAGTGGTAATAACAAACGAGTATTCCGATGGCGACATTATCACACTCATGCCACATCAGACACTTGTAGTTGACTTTGGGCAAAACTGTGCTGCAGTACCATCGTTTGTATTCCAGGCAGAAAAGGGAGCACAGATTCATTGCGAACCAGCAGAACTACTAAACGATGGTAATGGAGCCTACAGCAGAGGTATGGATGGTCCCGAAGGTAGCGTTCATCGCCTTAACCTTCGTACTCCAAACACAGGTATGATGCTTGATTATATCTTTGGCAACAACAAACCAGTTTGTTTCCAACCGCGCAACACCTTCTATGGATATAGATTTATCTCTATCGTTGCCACCGAGAAGGTTACTTTTAAAAGCATTCGTTCCATACCGATAACGTCTATCACCAAAGACATGGAGATAGGTAATATCACCACCGGCAACGAATCAATAAACCTACTTATATCCAACACTCTGTGGGGACAGCGCTCCAACTATCTGTCTATACCTACCGATTGCCCTCAACGCAACGAACGTTTGGGATGGACTGCTGATACACAAGTGTTTGCCGAGACAGGAACATTCTTTGCCAACACGCAAAACTTCTTCCATAAGTGGATGGGCGATATGCGCGATACCCAAAGTCCACAAGGAGGTTTCCCGGGTGTAGCACCATTTGGTCAATATTGTTCCGATGAGAGTATGCGACTAGGATGGGCCGATGCCGGAGTAATCGTTCCATATACAGTTTGGAAACAGTTTGGAAATGTAGACATCATAAATGAGAACTGGACTTCCATGGAGAAGTTTATCAACCATGCTAACGAAACCCGTTACACTCACAACTTATTATTAGAAGAGAATAAAGGTTCACAGTGGGCCGACTGGTTAAGTTACGAACCATTGGAGACATGCAGTGGAAAGTCGAGAGATAAAAATGGAACACTTCCTGAAGCAGAAGAATACTGGAATTATCTTAGTGCAGCATACTGGTTGATGGATGCCGAGATGATGCGCGACATGGCTAAAGCAACTTCTCGTGACACAAAGAAATACGAGTTGATGATGCAGGAAGCCAGATCATATATCTTAGACAATTTCCTTACCACAGATGGCAAGTTTAAGTTGGACATTCTGAACACCATGCAGACCCCTGCCCTCTTTGCATTAAAAAATAAGCTCATCAAAGGAAAGGCACGTGAAGAAATGATTACCCGTCTACGAGAAAATTTCAAAGCCCATGGCGACTGTCTGCAGACAGGATTCCTGGGAACATCAATCCTTATGCCTGCGCTCACTGAAAATGGAATGATAGATGTAGCCTACAACCTACTCTTCCAACGTAAGAATCCATCATGGCTCTATTCTATAGATAATGGTGCAACAACCATCTGGGAACGCTGGAACAGTTATATGATAGAAAACGGTATGGGACCAAAGGGAATGAACAGTTTCAATCATTATGCCTACGGTTGCGTATGTGAATGGATATGGGAAACAGTAGCCGGCATCTCTGCCGACCCAGCAAAACCAGGATTCAAACATATCATCATGTCCCCTGTTCCCGACAAACGATTAGGTTATATCAATGCACAGTATAAGTCGGCTGCAGGAACAATAAAAAGCAGTTGGAAATACAAAGGCAACAAATGGATCTGGAAGTTCACCATTCCAAAAGGTGCAACTGCCTCTGTCACCATCCCTGGTAGTAAAGAAACAAAAGAGTATAAGGCAGGAACTTATACAGTTGTTGCAAATATGTAA
- a CDS encoding GNAT family N-acetyltransferase, producing the protein MNIEHDKEKEIFSVVVDGVTAHVSYKLIDGGLDIRHTIVPDEIGGRGIASALVKAAYDYALENGYKPVATCSYAVVWLQRHPEYNGKIGNDFGGEGTCAI; encoded by the coding sequence ATGAATATAGAACATGATAAAGAAAAAGAAATTTTCAGTGTGGTAGTTGATGGCGTAACTGCTCATGTTTCTTATAAACTGATTGACGGCGGTTTAGATATCCGTCATACAATTGTTCCCGATGAAATTGGGGGTAGGGGGATAGCTTCTGCTTTGGTAAAGGCGGCTTACGATTATGCTCTGGAAAATGGATATAAGCCTGTGGCTACCTGTTCGTATGCGGTGGTATGGCTTCAAAGGCATCCGGAATATAATGGTAAAATAGGAAATGATTTTGGAGGGGAAGGTACCTGTGCTATATGA